TCTTAACTGCAGAATTTGGGATTTGCTTTTACGAAGAAATCATGTTGATTCCTTAATAAGGGACATAGAGTTGTGCTGTTAAGTTCGTTTTGTATTGCGGCAATTGGATTACCtttaagtaaataaagtaAGTGGTATTTTTACTTTACCTATCTAATTCACTTTGCTTTACTTAATCTAGATAAGTAACTAAGCGGGAATAAGCCCGAGCATACCgtaaaaatatagttgtttttGGTTATAGTATAGTAAAGTATAATGAAGTATGGTTTGATGCTTTATTATACTTTATTATACCCACCCAAAACCCCTGTATTTCCTCGCTACGCTCGGGCTCATTCCCGCTTAGTTACTTTTCTAgattaagtaaagtaaagtgaattagataagtaaagtaaagtaagaaGTTGGTCGggtaaaatagacttttaccTTTGCACTATATAGTCACTAGTCAGTAggaacattttcaagtttggaGCTTGTATAAGCTCCCGTAATTATTGCAtttgtattcaaatttttaaagttatatACCTGTTAATCAGCATTACATAAGGAATTCAATTCTGTGAGACGACGCGACAAATTTTTATAATCTCATGTTATCCTATTTTTCGGGCAGCCATTAGCGCCATTGCCAAATGTACTTCTATTCCCTCCCGGCGTCTCCAGTCAAGCGCCAAGCTCAAATTCAAGCAAAATTTGGCGTCCTGAAACTtggaaaacattaataaacATACTagtcttaaaattaaaaaaaaaagggaagttaaataattatattagcaaaaaagaataattttttttaacgagcaACAGGGAAGGTCCACGAACAATCGGCTTTATGGATGGCAGATAAAATATTAGGTGATGTTATTCTatcaaaaatgtgtttctacTTCTGATAATGAAGTCTGTGTTTGACTGCACAAAATTCCCGTTGTTTCCTGGCAACGCAAACAACCATATTACGAACCTACTATATTACAACTCATGCCGACGCCCTTCTCCGGGTGCACCATGCCGCGTAAAGCTACAAATAATTCCGAGTGAACGCGAAACAATTACACACTCCATTGATTTTCGACTATATATGTGTAGGATGAATCGGGCACACGTGCGACattaaatgtttcaaaccTATGCTTGTTATGTCTCGTcgcttttttaaagaaataacgCTTCACTAACGTGCGTTTATTGCCGTTCTGTTGTTAAACTAGATGATGTAGCATTAATCACACCGCTTAttctttcaattgttttcctGTTTCAGAGCCTCCCTTTAGAGAACAAACTCGTATCTTGTTTagattcaaaaacaaaattatgaaCCAGTACAGTATAGGGTATCGCATAGCTCCTCCCGTATATGTTGAACGATGTATAGTTTAGTTTTGAGccgggaaacttttttttaagagcttTGAAACATCAAACTCGACCCTGCGTGGGTCGAGATTGGAAGCAAGAGGATTTCAAGTcaaccaaaaataaagaaatcctACGGCTGACAACATATTAAGAAGCCTATATGTTTTCTCTGAAGTTGAACTTTGATTTCTACAAAAAAGGCGTAGGAGATTAGCTTGCAAGAATAATTGGATACCGCCGGTCTTTGGAGAATAATCTATAGAAAGATATACAGGAGAGCCGTTTTagcttataaaaaaaaaggccttgTCACACAggaatttaattattcatttttaaaaaactgtgATCTCCGCGATCGAAACGAAATTGGTATCCAACAAAGTATATAATTTAGTAATATGACTAGACAAAGTGACGGTAATAATACATTTATTACATTCAAGACTCACACTGGTTGAGAAAGTTTTTGAGTCTATACTATTCTATTCAATTATAGAATGGTTCCTGGCATTCATTTTAATGGGTGAACTAACTTTCTACCCAACAgcattagaaagaaaaatcaattacttgTTCACGGAATGTCACGTAGTACCACATCCTTGCTCTGTCGTCATGGTGATGTATAGGCGTATTCCGAGGGACTCTCAAGGAAATTGctgcgggaaaaaaataaaaaagatagtTAAAGCGTGAGCTATCTGAATCAaacgaaattgattttaaGGTGGTACCAAGATAAGACAAACCTTTTAAGCTGCGGAATCAACAAAACCCATTCGTATCCGTGCAGGCGAACGTAATTTGCCATGTAAAATAGCTTACCTATTTAGTAACGCTTAAAGATTGAAGggtaatttgtttatttgaagCTACAAAGCAGAATGATCTTGGACTGCCATCAACAAGGTTGAATGTGCCATCGACATGTGTTGGAAATTGGAATACAGTTTGACGAGAGGAATTTAAAGAGCCTAATTAGGCAACAGTTAATACTGGTATCAGGGAATCAGACGTGTACTGACTGATAGACAATGAACCCATTCAATAATTTTACGCTatcaattttggtttaaaaaaaaacaaaacatttgtaCTCttacacaacaaaatcaaattcaaaagccAACACATCGTTGCGATCAATTTTTGTACAATACAATAAGATTTAGCTATAGGAACGAGTAGGGGGTAAATTGTAACTTCGTCTTGAGCCAGTACGGGCTAATTTAATAACATTTGAACACGTTATCCCATTTTTCGGGTGATTTCAgcgattttttcttattgttaatCGATTGCAGTGTCGATATACGATCCAAATTATGCCACCTGTCGATTAGTGTCCACCTGGTGCGGCGACAAGAGATtcatcttcctcatcttcgtCCTCTGAATCGACGATCGGATTTATAGCCAATGTCGTGATTCCGTTACCATTTTCCAAAGCGGCACCCCCGTTCTGACCGCCTTTCTGCTGGCGGAGAGACGAACGACTcggtttcatttgaattccaGTCGAACCGATGGACGCCGTTTTCCCATCCGAGTAGTTGTCCGGCTGCACTTCCGGTATCTTCAACGTACCATCGGCGTTGTATTTCTTGGAGAAGAGTTTCTCAATGTCTTCGAGGGTTTTGCCTTTGGTCTCCGGAAGGAGAAAGTAGACAAAGACAATGCCCAGCAAGGTGCAGCACATGAAGAACCAAAAGGCTCCGTATTTCTCCATCGAGATTTGCATGACGGGGAAACTGCGAACGACGGTGAACGTGCAGCACAAGTTGAACGAAGAGCTGAGTGGACCGAGAATGGAGCGATAACGGGACGGAAACATTTCGCCCATCAGAATGAAAGGAACGTTGGAATATCCGCCGGAATAGGCGATGAAAAAGACGACGAGGGACAATAACGGCAACCATCCGAGTTTCTCAGTGGCCAGAGCGGGTCCCCATTGCGCTTGCATGTAGAAGAAAGCCCCCATGGCTGCCAATGAACACGAAACAATCGTGGCGGATGAAAGTAGAAGGAAACGACGTCCAAAACGGTCCACCTGAGGTGAATTAAAGTGTTTTGTTATTATCGATTGAATTTTAGAAAGGATTTATCAAGGCCTTACCAAGAATCCTGATCCAGCTGTGGCGAAAAGCTGAACGAAACCGATGATAATGGTGGCGTAGCGGCCATCAAGTGTCGTTCCGGCCGATTTGAAGATGCTGACAGTGTAGAAGATCATGGCGTTGATGCCGGTGAACTGCTGGAAGAACATGATGCCCATAGAAATTCCGAGTGGTTTCAAAACCGATCCTTTCAATAATTCCCTCGGCTGgatctgttgctgctggctgtTTTTcgcttgattttctttcatccGCTGAAATTCAGCTTCAATGTCTGTCCGCCTGATGAATACAAAACAAAGTCAGGTGAATGAAGAACAGGTAAAACTGCAAAGGAATGGACATACTTTCCGCGCAGGCGCTGCAGTGCCTTTTTGGCGTCATCTTCTCGGTTGTGGGAAATGAGCCAGACGGGAGTCTCTGGCATGAAAATCATACCAGTGAATAAAATCATGGGGAACATGCTCAGAATGAACGCCAGGATCCACCAGTCGACAAAGGCGCCGATGATGTAAGCCACCAGGATGCCCAGAGCCAAAGCGCTGGCCGTAAAAGAACTGAGAGTGCCACGAATACGAGGAGAAGAGCATTCGCTAATCTGTAAGgagcaaaaattgaaattttgatgatgaaaaagggTCACTCTCAAGCGGATAATGTCGCCTATTATTACGTAAATCTGTGATGCTGGCGTCGCTGCTCCGTTCATCAAGCCGGACATGAGACGACCGATAAAGAGAATGGCTTTGTGTTGCACAAGATACGTGAAACCCATCAGAATAAAGCCCAAAAAGAATGGAACACTCAATCCTATGAGTGCCGTTCTTCTGCCATATCGTTGCATGGGGTAGCCGATGAGTAAAGCTCCGGCAAGGGCACACAATGGCGGCATAGCGGCTGTAAAATCGCCCAATTAACATTCCATTAAATGTATTAGAAATGTATACTTTAATAATGAATTACCAATCCAAGCCATTTCAGTCGCATCGATCTCAAAGTTCTTGGTGGCGTTTAGCGAAGGAATTCCCGGTGAACCTATACAcgataaaacataaaacaaattccgtaattaattttgatttaaaattttcatattataGATGGGGACTTACTCCATCCGCGAACCGTTCCCGTGCAGAAGAATCCCCAAGATCCGATAGCCGCTGCGCCCAGCTAAAAAATGTAACTTGGTAAATTAGAAAGTGTATGACGTCCGTTCGCCAAATGCATTTAATTAATTAGCCAACAACTATTCAAAGTAAGCGTGAACATACGTGCGTAAATGATATAAGATAAAGCTTTTACAAGACGCAGGAGATATAATATGTCGAACTAATAACATTGGGTATAACCTTTATATCTATACCCAACATTATAAACTCCAATGACACTCAATCGGCGGCAAAGTTTCTCAATcgcggaaaaataaaattccgaaTGCACGCCATACTAAATGCCACAGGAGATATGTTAAGATTTAGCGAAAATGTTGTCCATATGAATAAAACGTTTCAGCTTTTGAATAATGGACAGCCAATTATTTCGCTTGAATGAGCATTGAGCAATGATCAGATTTCAGCTGGGCCCCGGTGAATATTTTAAGAGCGCATTTGTATCGTTTTGTGTTGGTAACACAAGAATATGTTACGACGATAATTAGACAGGATCCGGTTGGGTTGACGCTTAGCTAAAAGATTCAGAGGTGGGTGTAAAAGAAatgtattaaaaatattagattAAATTACGTAAGTTTATCGTTATTATCAGTATACGGCCCAAATAGATACAAATAACTACACCATCATTACAAGAAAATCAATACAAAGTCTCTCTCGTTTTAGAAAgtaagaaatgaacaaaactTAAAAGAAACTTACTTGAGGCAACACCTTGTGAGGATTTTTCATGACGTGTTTCAAcaacttcatttttcaaatcgtaCAAGTCTCTTTCTGTCgttcggaaaaaaacaagtttcagTTGCACAGAGCGTTTGTACAGCTGTCGTGATCACAGTCTCTGCCTTCCTCGAATATAGTCGATTGCAGTGGGCGTATTGGCTTTTTATACGATATCCTATTACATGGTAAAAGGATCCGTTTGGACTCTGCTACACCCAGCATAGCCGGCTCTGGCTTGTTCTCAGTCGCAAACTGGATTTTCTGAAACGCACTGACTTGTCTCAATCCTCATTTGTATAAGTCACGTTTGTCCTAGAGGCTAGACCTGCTATTAACCAGATTTGACTATTAACGATTCTCCGGGACAATTCCTGCGACGATTGGCCAAGCGTTACGCAACGATGACGTCATAATTTAGCGGATGAATGAATATACACTGCGACAGACAACACACTTTCGTTTGGCAACTTTTTGGGTAATATGATCACGATGATTAATGAATCATCCATCCATGCAAACCAGTAGCCTGTTGCAAAGAATTCTGGGCTGGATATTGCCAATGTCAACTACAGTTAAGATTCATCAATATTCTGGAGGAGTAACACAGAAGCGTGAGAGATGATAGGTCTGATTCGATCAATAATAGCAATTAATTCCTATCAAGGTCGATCCAAGTTTTTCTATGTCAAGTTACTTCGCATAGTTCTGCTGCTGTCCGCTGGACAAAACAGAATCGTCCGTGCCCTGAATACCAAAAGCGAAATCATGAAAAATCCACATCCGAACGGAGGGGAGAACGAGAGAAATTAAATATCAGGAAATGGTCACCTTTTTTCGACTCGAGGGAAATGCATTAGCAATTTCTTTTAGAGTAAAATCAATACTAGTGTGTAAACTGTTATCTATCGATTTATATGAGAACTATACAAACCACCACCCCaccaaaaaatgattaaaacaaatatatgtCACGATTTATAACCGACGCCACCAAATAgtcgaaaaggaagaatagagatttTCCTACCttaaatacggccaggcattaTGCACAAGTTctccatccgctgaagagtcgaattacatttttcaggcgtgtaatggaagaaagggtgtcctcgtgaatacacccacacacacatgggtgtacacgaagacgtttaaagaaataaggggaagaagagatccgtaactcgacCGACATCGATAGTTTCTCCAATAAAACGGGATGCTCTTtatctaattaaaaaatattaaatgggTTACGAATAAGATTTAGAGAATAAACAACAAGtataaagaaaagttgaaaatgagatagtgGGTGGTAAATCCTAATAAACATGAGGATTGAAGGTTGCCTTATGTAATACACTGTGTTTATGCAACTCATACATTgttaaaatatctagcaggtcacagataataaaagtaaaatcattACTTAAACGATGAagctgagattgttgctgataaCGACAAGTCAataccagcacaagcaaaactcaTATCTTGTAATGATGGCTGGCACTGGCTTAAAATGTGCACAGAGGAAAAGGTTAAGTGCCAACAAACTGTCATGCATCGACGCAGGGGGCTTAGCTATACCTACATGCTAGCTGCtaactaacatttcacaaacaAGTTacaacaggtttaactcttctatttagCTCccatagttttatttacctgccaaacagcataATGTATCAAGTGATTCTATGTGCTGCCACGGTACGTTTACAAAACAGTAatcgttcctttttctttataatcttGAACTTCGTCTCTTTTAGGAAActtgtaaataaaactaaagcagacgacacttcaGTCAACCCGCCACAATAACTCTCAAAGCAAACaattcaaaccaaaaatcAATATGCTATAATGTCATAAAACGATAGTAGCACTTAGTTAACCTGAGTTTTCGATAGTTCAGtgatttttcatcaatttaaAACCAATTTATACAAACAGTCTTCGTGTTTGGGTTGTTTCAACGATACATTTTTGCcattatagaaaaataaacaataacaactagaagacattaaaaaacaaattgggtTATGTATAATTTAAAGCAACAAGTGCCAAAGTCGTgaacacaaataaattgaCAATGGTAATAGGCACGTTTCCTTCTTTTAgtcgacaaaataaaaaacgacaaTCTGCAATAAACAATGTCCATTCTGTGAAGTGTCATGCCGTGTTTTTTAAGGTTCACAGCTAATGGCCATTAGGTGCCGTAACGAGGGAACCATCGTCCTCCTTTTCGTCGTCTGAATCGATGATTGGATTTACAGCCAATGTCGTGATCCCATTGCCGCTTTCCAAAGCAACACTGTCGTTGGAGTTGCTTTTCTGCTGACGGAGAGACGAACGAGttggtttcatttgaattccaGACGAACCGATGGACGCCGTTTTCCCATCCGAGTAATTGTCCGGCTGCACTTCCGGTGTCTTCAACGTACCATCGGCGTTGTATTTcttggaaaagattttctcaATGTCTTCCAGGGTTTTGCCTTTGGTCTCCGGCAGGAGGAAGTAGACAAAGACGATGCCCAGCATGGTGCAGCACATGAAGAACCAAAAGGCGCCGTATTTCTCCATCGAAATTTGCATGACGGGGAAACTGCGAACGACAATGAAGGTGCAGCACAAGTTGAACGAAGAGCTGAGCGGACCGAGGATGGAGCGATAACGGGACGGAAACAATTCGCCCATCAGAATGAAAGGAACGTTGGAATATCCGCCGGAATAAGCGATGAAAAAGACAACGAGGGACAACAACGGCAACCATCCGAGTTTCTCAGTGGCCAGAGCGGGTCCCCATTGTGCTTGCATGTAGAAGAAAGCCCCCATGGATGCCAATGAACATGACACGATTGCGGCGGATCCTAGTAAAAGAATCCGGCGTCCATATCGATCCACCTAATTAAAGCAATCGGATAAAAGTcgtaagaaacaaacaaaatcgaatGCTAAATTTGCTTACAAAAAATCCAGATGCTGCCGTGGCGATAAGCTGGACGAATCCGATGATAATGGTGGCGTAGCGACCATCGATTGAGGATCCAGCCGATTTGAAAATGCTCACCGTGTAGAATACCATGGCGTTAATGCCGGTGAACTGCTGGAAGAACATGATACCCAAAGAAATACTGAGCGGTTTCAAAACTGATCCTTTCAACAGTTCCTTCGGCTGAATTTTATGCTTTTTATCCTTATTCTTAGCTTGGTTTTCCTGTATCCTCAGAAATTCGGCATCGATATTCGTTCGTCTTGAATAAGAAACACGAAAATACAATATAGAAACAATCCAAACTATGACTAAACAGCAAGTTTTTACTTTCCACGCAGACGCTGTAGAGCGCACCGAGCTTCATCCTCCCGCTTATGAGAAATAAGCCAAATTGGTGTTTCCGGAACGAAGATCATTCCAGTTAGCAACATCAGGGGAAAGATGGTTAATATGAGAGACAGGATCCACCAGTCGACAAAGGCACCAATAATGTAGGACACCAGGATGCCCATGGCCAAAGCGCTGGCCGTCAGAGAGCTGAGAGTGCCACGAATACGAGGAGAAGAGCATTCGCTAATCTGGAAGGAGCAAAAATAACGTAAAGGATTGGTAAATGATTCATTCTCTTTGTACAAATGCCTTACGTAAATCTGTGATGATGGAGTGAGTGCTCCATTGACTAAGCCGGTCATCAACCGGCCGACGTAGAGCATTGCTTTGTGACGTCCGAAAAATGCCAATCCCATCAGCAAGAAGCCGATAAAGAACGGAGGGCACAATCCAATGAGAGTTTTCCTCCTACCGAAATGTTGGAGAGGGTAACTAATCAGCAAGGCTCCAACTAGGGCGCACAACGGGGGCATGGAGGCTGTAACAATTCCAATGTTAATTTATGCCCATGTGCTAACtagttagaaagttgattattattcaatcTTACCAATCCATGCAATGTCTGACGCCTCGATGTCAAAATTCTTGGTCGCATTGAGAGACGGAATCCCAGGTGAACCTATACAAGAGAGTAAG
This region of Daphnia pulex isolate KAP4 chromosome 9, ASM2113471v1 genomic DNA includes:
- the LOC124202151 gene encoding facilitated trehalose transporter Tret1-2 homolog, translated to MKLLKHVMKNPHKVLPQLGAAAIGSWGFFCTGTVRGWSSPGIPSLNATKNFEIDATEMAWIAAMPPLCALAGALLIGYPMQRYGRRTALIGLSVPFFLGFILMGFTYLVQHKAILFIGRLMSGLMNGAATPASQIYISECSSPRIRGTLSSFTASALALGILVAYIIGAFVDWWILAFILSMFPMILFTGMIFMPETPVWLISHNREDDAKKALQRLRGKRTDIEAEFQRMKENQAKNSQQQQIQPRELLKGSVLKPLGISMGIMFFQQFTGINAMIFYTVSIFKSAGTTLDGRYATIIIGFVQLFATAGSGFLVDRFGRRFLLLSSATIVSCSLAAMGAFFYMQAQWGPALATEKLGWLPLLSLVVFFIAYSGGYSNVPFILMGEMFPSRYRSILGPLSSSFNLCCTFTVVRSFPVMQISMEKYGAFWFFMCCTLLGIVFVYFLLPETKGKTLEDIEKLFSKKYNADGTLKIPEVQPDNYSDGKTASIGSTGIQMKPSRSSLRQQKGGQNGGAALENGNGITTLAINPIVDSEDEDEEDESLVAAPGGH
- the LOC124202152 gene encoding facilitated trehalose transporter Tret1-2 homolog; the protein is MLKNVMKNPHKVLPQLLAAVVGSWGFFCTGVVRGWSSPGIPSLNATKNFDIEASDIAWIASMPPLCALVGALLISYPLQHFGRRKTLIGLCPPFFIGFLLMGLAFFGRHKAMLYVGRLMTGLVNGALTPSSQIYISECSSPRIRGTLSSLTASALAMGILVSYIIGAFVDWWILSLILTIFPLMLLTGMIFVPETPIWLISHKREDEARCALQRLRGKRTNIDAEFLRIQENQAKNKDKKHKIQPKELLKGSVLKPLSISLGIMFFQQFTGINAMVFYTVSIFKSAGSSIDGRYATIIIGFVQLIATAASGFFVDRYGRRILLLGSAAIVSCSLASMGAFFYMQAQWGPALATEKLGWLPLLSLVVFFIAYSGGYSNVPFILMGELFPSRYRSILGPLSSSFNLCCTFIVVRSFPVMQISMEKYGAFWFFMCCTMLGIVFVYFLLPETKGKTLEDIEKIFSKKYNADGTLKTPEVQPDNYSDGKTASIGSSGIQMKPTRSSLRQQKSNSNDSVALESGNGITTLAVNPIIDSDDEKEDDGSLVTAPNGH